The Cardinium endosymbiont cEper1 of Encarsia pergandiella nucleotide sequence TTCCATGATCGCTATTAAAGTACTCTGGAGCAGGATATTTGCTAAGAGCTTCTTCTAAAATATCTGTTACAAGTGTTGTATCCATACTGTTAGATACTTTATAGCTCAATATAGCCTTACTATGCCAGTCTATTATAGCTGCAAAATAGATAAATCCATTATTAGTTTTAATATAAGTTATATCCCCGCTCCAAACCTGATTTGATTTAGGTACATAAAGACGCCTGGTCTGACCAGAGGAAAACCAATACTTATCTAGTAAATAACCATGTGCTTTATATTTAGAAGACTTAAAAGAAGTAAAAACTTTTTTACGCGGATAAACAGCACATAAGCCCATTCTACGCATATAATGTAGCACACGATTTTTTCCTATAGACAAACCATCTTCTAATAACTGGTTATATATATAACGGTATCCGTATTCTGGATGATCGATATAAATATCAGCTATTTTATTGATAAGCTCCTTATTAAAACTATCTTCTATACTAGATTTATAATATAAAAAAGAACGATTAATCGATAATAATTTACATTGTCTTGCCTTAGGTAAATGAGTAAGCTTGGATTCGACAAGACCTTTTTTACTTAATAAGTCCAAGCTCTTTAGCTTTCCCACTGCCCAGTCCCGCTCAACTGTAGTTTTACCTAATGTCTTGGCTAAGGAATCATTTTCATCCTTTAAATGAGCTATTTCATCTTTGTATGCACTAACAACTTTGGATGGATCAAAAGCTAAATAAGCATGCTCCATAAACTGATGTTTCCAATTTTGAAGTGTTTTGCTAGTTACTCCATACTTGGACGATAACTCTACTAACGTCAATTCTTCTTTTAATAAATCTAAGACTATTTTAGTCTTCTCTACTGAACTAAACTTTCTAACCTTTTTTCTTCCCATTTTATAAACTCGTTTGTGAAATAATAAAACTAGTACAATACGAAACAAAGTATCTAATTTTCTGTCCGATTTTTTCGGTCCACTATAGTCGGATCTTTTATAATTCTCTTTTTGAATAACAAAATAAGCTATATGTAACGGTGTATTTTAATTCCTTTAGATTAGGTGGTAACAAGGTATTTGATCATTGTTCAAATGTTGTGGAATGCTAGTGGAGATGCATTCTATTTAGCTTTTGTATCTATAGCCATTGGTTGCTTTTTGATAGGCTGCATGCATCAATAGTCCTATGCAGCAGCCCACTACACCACCTGCGAAAACATCCAGTGGATAGTGTACCCCGCCATATATTCGACCATATGAAATAATAGTAGCCCAGATAAAAAATAAGTAACTAAATTTATACTTATTTTTAAAAATGCGCCAAAAAAGCATCGCAAAAGCATATGTATTACTCGCATGAGAGGATGGGAAACCATATAGACCCTGATAGGTACCAATAAGATGAACCTCTGCAATGGGCAGCATGCAACAAGGCCGATATCTTGCAAAAAGTGGTTTAAGCCATGTGGCAGAACATTGATCTGCTATAATAATGGTCAAGATAAAGCAGATCACACCATTCCATCCCAGTGCTTTTTTAATCAACCATATAAGCAAAATATAAAGTGGAATCCAAAAAAAAGTGCTGGTTACTAGTATAAAAAATAAATCCATGCTGCAATGGTGCCATTGGTTTAGTACAAGAAACAATGCTTGATCCAAGCTATACACAATGGTTAAGATCAATGGGTTAAACCGTATGGACGGCATCTCATCCATCATGTATTGATTGGTTATGCACATAACACATAAGAAGTGTCTTGCTAATGTTTCAGTAGATCTGGTCTTCTTTTTTTTGTTCTGTCTATTTTTTCTTGCTGGATCCACTCCTGAATAGCTTTGTGATTACCAGAGCATAATACATCTGGAACTTTTTTACCCTCAAAATTGTAAGGTCTTGTATAAGCAGGTGGTGCTACACATCCATCTTGAAAAGAGTCGGTCAGTGCAGAAGAAGCGTCTGATATAACACCTGGTATAACCCGAACCATCGCGTCTGCTAAGATGAGTGCAGGGAGTTCTCCCCCAGAAAGGACGTAGTCCCCAATACTGATTTCTAGGGTAATAAAGTGTTCACGTATGCGTTCATCTATCCCTTTATAATGGCCACACAATAGCATCAAATGTTGCTTGAGTGAACATTTATTGACAAGATTTTGATCCAATGGCTCGCCATCTGGAGCCATATATATAACCTCATCATACTGTCTTTGTTTTTGCAGTGCTCTAATACAATTCGCAACTGGCTCTATCATTAACAACATCCCAGCAGCGCCACCATAGAGTTGATCATCAATTTTACCATGTTTACATGAAGTATACGCACGCAAGTTATGTAGGTGGATCGAAAGCAGCTGCTGTGCTATAGCCCTTTGAAAGATAAAATGTTTAAGTGGGCTTTCAAATAACTGAGGACAACAGGTTATAATATCAATTCTCATCCAAATAGGGAAAACAGGTCATAAACCGCAACCATATAAAAAAGAGATGTAGCGAGGAGGGGAGTTGAACCCCTGACCTTCGG carries:
- the trmD gene encoding tRNA (guanosine(37)-N1)-methyltransferase TrmD yields the protein MRIDIITCCPQLFESPLKHFIFQRAIAQQLLSIHLHNLRAYTSCKHGKIDDQLYGGAAGMLLMIEPVANCIRALQKQRQYDEVIYMAPDGEPLDQNLVNKCSLKQHLMLLCGHYKGIDERIREHFITLEISIGDYVLSGGELPALILADAMVRVIPGVISDASSALTDSFQDGCVAPPAYTRPYNFEGKKVPDVLCSGNHKAIQEWIQQEKIDRTKKRRPDLLKH
- a CDS encoding IS3 family transposase, whose product is MGRKKVRKFSSVEKTKIVLDLLKEELTLVELSSKYGVTSKTLQNWKHQFMEHAYLAFDPSKVVSAYKDEIAHLKDENDSLAKTLGKTTVERDWAVGKLKSLDLLSKKGLVESKLTHLPKARQCKLLSINRSFLYYKSSIEDSFNKELINKIADIYIDHPEYGYRYIYNQLLEDGLSIGKNRVLHYMRRMGLCAVYPRKKVFTSFKSSKYKAHGYLLDKYWFSSGQTRRLYVPKSNQVWSGDITYIKTNNGFIYFAAIIDWHSKAILSYKVSNSMDTTLVTDILEEALSKYPAPEYFNSDHGSQYTSHGHIQLLKKYGIKISMNGQGRSIDNVVIERFFRTIKYNCLFINDFKNIKEIKQGINDYMHKYNYNRFHSSIKYQKPMNVYLTHVKNQYAKAEITRKQNL
- a CDS encoding phosphatase PAP2 family protein, producing the protein MCITNQYMMDEMPSIRFNPLILTIVYSLDQALFLVLNQWHHCSMDLFFILVTSTFFWIPLYILLIWLIKKALGWNGVICFILTIIIADQCSATWLKPLFARYRPCCMLPIAEVHLIGTYQGLYGFPSSHASNTYAFAMLFWRIFKNKYKFSYLFFIWATIISYGRIYGGVHYPLDVFAGGVVGCCIGLLMHAAYQKATNGYRYKS